The Metabacillus litoralis genome contains a region encoding:
- a CDS encoding ABC transporter permease — MKRIGAIAAFEMKRMFQKPQSFLLMFGMPLLFTFIFGGLFSEGEENKPIISVVDLDNTLLSKTLIDEVKSKGLVDFYIDDSQTADLKFNDQKISGYVQLNSGFEIELLDNKTPEVVFVSQASFEGATMIEQIINDSIVKIQIGVTASSFYQKVTGEELKVVQDQIVEETSGIPTSVETVTVTKSNEVATMSNLTARSAGFTIMFVMISMLISTGVLLEARQSGVWYRMMSTPVSRTELLGGYLLSFFLIGWIQFGILMLITKVVFHVNWGNLLANIVLVSCLLLCTIGLGLFIAGFVKSSEQQSVFGNLIIISTCMLGGVYWPLEIMPDFMQQAARFVPQYWGLEGFTELAARGGNILDIIYPICVLLIFTGVFLTIGMKRIRFE, encoded by the coding sequence ATGAAGAGAATTGGCGCAATTGCGGCCTTTGAGATGAAAAGGATGTTTCAAAAGCCACAATCATTTTTGCTCATGTTTGGAATGCCTCTACTATTTACCTTTATTTTTGGAGGGTTATTTTCTGAAGGTGAAGAAAACAAGCCGATAATTTCTGTAGTTGATCTTGATAACACCTTATTATCAAAAACATTAATAGATGAAGTGAAAAGTAAGGGTTTGGTGGATTTTTACATCGATGACAGTCAAACAGCCGATCTAAAATTTAATGACCAAAAAATATCAGGATATGTTCAGCTAAATTCAGGGTTTGAAATAGAATTGTTAGATAACAAAACACCGGAAGTTGTATTTGTTTCTCAAGCTTCATTTGAAGGAGCTACTATGATTGAACAAATCATTAATGATAGCATTGTGAAAATTCAAATTGGAGTTACAGCCTCAAGCTTTTATCAGAAAGTAACTGGGGAGGAGCTAAAGGTAGTTCAAGATCAAATAGTAGAAGAGACTTCTGGAATTCCGACCTCTGTTGAAACAGTTACCGTGACCAAAAGTAATGAAGTTGCAACAATGTCCAATTTAACCGCTCGATCCGCTGGTTTTACAATTATGTTTGTAATGATTAGCATGCTGATAAGTACAGGTGTGCTTTTAGAGGCTAGGCAGTCTGGTGTTTGGTATAGAATGATGTCTACCCCGGTCTCAAGAACTGAATTATTAGGCGGATATTTGCTTTCGTTCTTTTTAATTGGATGGATTCAATTTGGGATATTAATGCTTATAACAAAAGTAGTATTTCATGTTAATTGGGGGAATTTGTTAGCAAATATTGTGCTCGTCTCCTGCTTATTACTATGTACAATCGGTCTAGGGCTCTTTATTGCAGGGTTCGTTAAGTCCTCTGAACAACAATCGGTGTTCGGCAACTTAATTATCATCTCTACCTGTATGCTTGGCGGCGTTTATTGGCCTCTTGAAATTATGCCTGACTTTATGCAACAAGCAGCTAGATTTGTTCCACAATACTGGGGACTTGAAGGATTCACAGAACTTGCCGCAAGAGGTGGGAATATCTTAGATATCATTTATCCAATTTGTGTTCTTCTTATATTTACAGGTGTTTTTCTTACTATAGGAATGAAGAGGATTCGATTTGAGTAG
- a CDS encoding ABC transporter permease: protein MFTIAWKDMKIRLKDRKSFITLLLMPIVLTMILGSALSGVFGEDGTLPGTSAGIVVSSTDEVTDQFINQVLQGKQLRDSLTVSEFNSEEELRLAVENQKVDVGLILPVHWGEGLMKGEEKTVTILKDPAKEIQATILRSITNSFVDRITTVSAAAGTVAEKLSTVVPVSNQNINSAGMITSLVDDLSVIAGSKVNAIVSEKDGKEPISGMQYYAAAMGAMFILFNTTIGAKTIIQERNTDTLARLMCSPIRHSSIMIGKFLGTFSFSLLQFIVFVMTTHYLFGVAWGNNILQLFVIGIAYSVSVAGLAMIIAGLITEEKTADTMGGIGVQILALLGGSMIPLATFPSIMQEVANIAPNKWALHSFLEIMNGTSWSSLVMPITILITIGLTTLFIGSIKLKYR from the coding sequence ATGTTCACAATTGCTTGGAAAGATATGAAAATCAGATTAAAAGACCGAAAATCTTTTATCACCCTATTATTAATGCCAATCGTCTTAACAATGATTCTAGGTTCAGCTCTTAGCGGTGTATTCGGTGAGGATGGAACGCTACCTGGAACATCAGCAGGTATCGTTGTGTCTTCAACAGATGAGGTGACAGATCAATTTATTAATCAAGTTCTTCAAGGAAAACAATTACGAGATAGTTTGACAGTGAGTGAGTTTAACTCAGAAGAGGAGTTAAGATTGGCTGTGGAAAACCAGAAAGTAGATGTTGGCTTAATTCTTCCTGTTCACTGGGGAGAAGGGTTAATGAAGGGAGAAGAAAAGACTGTAACGATTTTAAAAGATCCAGCAAAAGAAATTCAAGCTACTATTCTTCGCTCCATAACAAACTCTTTTGTTGACCGGATTACAACAGTATCAGCTGCTGCAGGTACAGTAGCTGAAAAGCTATCGACTGTTGTTCCAGTTTCTAATCAGAATATAAACTCAGCAGGTATGATAACGAGTCTTGTAGATGATCTTTCGGTAATTGCAGGGTCTAAGGTGAATGCTATTGTCAGTGAAAAGGACGGTAAGGAACCAATTTCGGGAATGCAATATTATGCTGCTGCAATGGGAGCTATGTTTATTTTATTTAATACAACCATTGGTGCAAAAACGATTATTCAAGAGAGAAATACAGACACATTAGCACGATTAATGTGTAGCCCAATTAGACATTCTTCTATTATGATTGGGAAGTTCCTTGGAACTTTTTCTTTTTCCCTCCTACAATTTATCGTGTTTGTCATGACAACTCATTATTTATTTGGAGTCGCATGGGGAAACAACATCCTCCAACTTTTCGTAATTGGAATAGCTTATTCAGTATCTGTAGCAGGGTTAGCAATGATTATAGCAGGATTAATAACAGAAGAAAAAACGGCTGATACAATGGGAGGAATTGGGGTTCAGATTCTAGCCCTCCTTGGGGGTTCAATGATTCCACTTGCCACTTTTCCAAGCATTATGCAAGAAGTAGCTAATATTGCACCGAATAAATGGGCTCTTCATAGTTTTTTAGAAATTATGAATGGAACATCATGGTCTTCACTTGTTATGCCTATTACGATTTTAATAACAATTGGGCTTACAACCCTGTTTATAGGGTCAATAAAACTAAAGTATAGGTAA
- a CDS encoding ABC transporter ATP-binding protein: MLEVRELKKSYGKKEVVKNVSFTIEKGEAFGLLGPNGAGKSTTISMICGLIPYDDGDVFVGNESVKKAPINIKKKIGVVSQEIALYPTMSAKDNLLFWGKMYGLSGLQAKKRVEEVLEIVGLKDRGKERIETFSGGMKRRINIGAALMHEPELLIMDEPTVGIDPQSRNHILETVKALNEKGMTIIYTSHYMEEVEFLCHRVGIIDHGEVMAIGTKAELCNRLAGSSFVQINVEKMTGKAMEAIKQVHSVTQVLYKEELGILEVFSLNPQEALGSIITAAINHGLKIEEVKIEEANLETLFLQLTGRSLRD; this comes from the coding sequence ATGTTAGAGGTTAGAGAGCTAAAGAAAAGCTATGGAAAAAAAGAGGTTGTGAAAAATGTTTCGTTTACCATTGAAAAGGGTGAGGCATTCGGATTGTTAGGCCCTAATGGAGCAGGGAAGTCAACAACGATTTCAATGATATGTGGTCTTATCCCGTATGACGACGGTGATGTGTTCGTTGGGAATGAATCGGTTAAAAAAGCACCAATAAACATTAAGAAAAAAATAGGAGTAGTCTCACAGGAAATTGCTCTTTATCCAACAATGTCAGCAAAAGATAATCTTCTATTCTGGGGTAAAATGTACGGACTTTCAGGTTTGCAAGCAAAAAAACGAGTGGAAGAAGTATTAGAGATTGTTGGATTAAAAGATCGTGGGAAAGAACGAATTGAAACTTTTTCTGGAGGAATGAAGCGAAGAATTAATATTGGAGCAGCTTTGATGCATGAACCAGAATTACTTATTATGGACGAACCAACTGTTGGAATTGATCCACAGTCCCGAAATCATATCCTTGAAACAGTGAAAGCTTTGAATGAAAAAGGGATGACGATTATCTACACAAGTCACTACATGGAGGAAGTAGAGTTTCTTTGTCATCGTGTTGGAATTATTGATCATGGAGAGGTAATGGCCATTGGCACAAAAGCAGAGCTATGTAACAGGTTAGCGGGAAGTAGTTTTGTTCAAATCAATGTTGAAAAGATGACAGGCAAGGCAATGGAAGCAATAAAACAAGTCCATAGTGTAACCCAAGTTTTGTACAAAGAAGAATTAGGGATTCTTGAGGTTTTCTCTCTTAACCCTCAAGAGGCATTGGGATCTATTATCACAGCGGCTATTAATCATGGACTAAAAATTGAAGAGGTTAAAATCGAAGAAGCGAATCTTGAAACATTATTCCTGCAGTTAACAGGAAGATCTTTACGAGACTAG
- a CDS encoding response regulator, producing the protein MVKLLIVDDQELMRDGLATILNLKSVLEVVGVASNGQEAFEKAGDLMPDIVLMDIRMPVANGVEGTKLITSKYPNIKVLMLTTFHDSALIFEALEEGASGYLLKDMPTDAIVQAIMTVQSGGMVLPKELTADIVREMRRNQTIEQTSEVPEIIKGLTEREIEVLNKLGLGLNNKEIASKLFISEGTVKNHVSNLISKLNLRDRTQAAIFAVRYNITTF; encoded by the coding sequence GTGGTTAAGTTATTAATTGTTGATGACCAAGAATTGATGAGAGATGGACTTGCAACCATCCTTAATTTAAAATCTGTGCTTGAGGTTGTAGGTGTGGCATCGAATGGTCAGGAAGCTTTTGAAAAAGCTGGTGACTTGATGCCGGACATTGTTTTAATGGATATTCGCATGCCTGTAGCAAACGGTGTAGAGGGAACTAAGTTGATTACATCTAAATATCCTAATATCAAAGTGCTTATGCTCACGACCTTTCATGATAGTGCTTTAATTTTTGAGGCGCTTGAAGAAGGGGCGAGCGGATATTTGTTAAAGGATATGCCCACAGATGCTATTGTGCAGGCAATCATGACAGTTCAATCAGGTGGTATGGTTCTTCCGAAAGAATTAACAGCAGATATTGTGAGAGAAATGAGAAGAAATCAAACGATTGAGCAAACTAGTGAAGTCCCTGAGATTATAAAGGGATTAACAGAACGAGAGATTGAAGTGTTAAATAAGCTTGGTTTAGGCTTAAACAATAAAGAAATAGCTTCCAAATTGTTTATTTCCGAGGGCACTGTAAAAAATCATGTGTCAAATTTGATCAGCAAACTTAATTTGAGAGATCGAACACAGGCAGCTATTTTTGCTGTAAGGTATAACATTACTACCTTCTGA
- a CDS encoding sensor histidine kinase — protein MKLTFLNSLRLVMFILMSYVYYQSVESHTTIQFVYTIIAGAGFCFNHLFMGSQAGKRYYLIPLALDSLFIIGFVFFFPEATLYLILFGVNAVTLFLVAESKRILLGCSLAFFVIWGICITYTFYATGNFSVMNNLINFTFIVFAAVVGRLIHKLLLAQEKIESQYDELAQTHDALKVAHEKLHHYSSQVEELTLIRERNRISGEIHDTVGHKMTALLVQLQVAKELLNSKPEKSKETILLCEELARNTLQEIRLSVRTLREDRQPQSFLSTVRKILEDYKMMTGLTSTLAVKGDATKIPVSIQLDLTRIIQESITNSVRHGQAYECSVMLEVTDSNIDIFIKDNGTGAATVSPGFGLKNMRERVYEHGGNIMFESTASNGFIVKARFPLKEIRWQMGGA, from the coding sequence TTGAAGCTAACCTTTTTAAACAGCCTTAGGCTAGTGATGTTTATTTTAATGAGTTATGTTTACTATCAATCTGTGGAAAGTCATACAACTATTCAATTCGTTTATACAATTATAGCAGGAGCGGGATTTTGTTTTAATCACTTATTTATGGGAAGTCAGGCAGGCAAAAGGTATTACTTGATTCCACTGGCTTTAGATTCTCTTTTCATTATTGGATTTGTTTTTTTCTTTCCTGAAGCAACTCTTTATTTAATTTTGTTTGGGGTAAATGCTGTTACACTTTTTTTGGTAGCTGAAAGTAAGAGAATTCTTCTGGGATGCTCTTTAGCCTTTTTCGTTATTTGGGGAATTTGTATTACTTATACCTTTTATGCTACAGGTAATTTTAGTGTGATGAATAATTTGATCAACTTCACGTTTATTGTGTTTGCAGCAGTTGTAGGCAGGTTAATACATAAATTGCTTCTTGCTCAGGAGAAGATTGAAAGTCAGTATGATGAGCTTGCACAAACCCATGATGCTTTAAAAGTTGCTCATGAGAAGCTGCATCATTATTCAAGCCAGGTGGAGGAGTTAACGCTTATTCGAGAGCGCAATCGAATATCGGGTGAAATTCATGATACTGTTGGACATAAGATGACTGCTTTATTGGTTCAGCTGCAGGTTGCTAAAGAGTTGCTAAATTCAAAACCTGAGAAAAGCAAGGAAACAATCCTGCTTTGTGAGGAATTGGCGCGAAATACTCTTCAGGAAATTCGTCTATCTGTGCGTACCTTAAGGGAAGATCGTCAGCCACAATCATTTCTATCCACAGTAAGAAAAATACTAGAAGACTATAAGATGATGACTGGGTTAACATCAACTTTGGCTGTAAAGGGGGATGCTACAAAAATTCCAGTTTCCATCCAATTAGATTTAACTCGTATAATACAGGAATCCATAACAAATTCGGTTCGACATGGGCAGGCATATGAGTGCAGTGTTATGCTGGAGGTAACAGATTCAAATATTGATATTTTTATTAAAGACAACGGAACAGGGGCAGCAACAGTTAGTCCTGGATTCGGGTTAAAGAATATGAGAGAAAGAGTTTATGAGCATGGTGGAAATATAATGTTTGAAAGTACAGCTTCAAATGGGTTTATTGTAAAAGCACGATTTCCGCTTAAAGAGATAAGGTGGCAAATGGGGGGAGCTTAG
- a CDS encoding alpha/beta hydrolase, with protein MKNRVNPELVQGLDMFQDLDIRPENLPTIREGAAQMRQPTVVDESLSLTDEIIVGPDSNPLPLRIYRQNSSTETLPVLLWIHGGGYILGSIDDNDDLCMRFAKEANCVVVSVEYRLAPEHPYPAPIEDCYAALKWIADHAESLNIDPNRIGVAGASAGGGLTAALTLLARDRQYPSLCFQMPLYPMIDDQNNSPSTNEIKEGFVWNQKTNEAGWKMYLGELYGKNNIPAYAAPARAEDYSHLPYTYTCVGQLDPFRDETLSYVTRLAQAGVDVEFHLYPGAYHGFEGINPDADLSIRATNEYIQAVKNGFERLEKVKS; from the coding sequence ATGAAGAACAGAGTTAATCCAGAGTTAGTACAAGGATTAGATATGTTTCAAGATTTAGATATTCGTCCAGAGAATTTACCAACAATTAGAGAAGGTGCAGCTCAGATGAGGCAACCTACCGTTGTTGATGAATCTCTTTCATTAACTGATGAAATCATTGTTGGACCAGATTCAAATCCATTACCATTAAGAATTTACCGTCAAAACTCATCCACTGAAACTTTACCTGTTTTGTTATGGATCCATGGGGGTGGATATATTTTAGGCTCAATAGATGATAATGATGATCTATGTATGAGGTTTGCAAAAGAAGCTAATTGTGTAGTCGTTTCGGTAGAATATCGTCTAGCTCCTGAACACCCTTACCCAGCTCCGATCGAGGATTGTTATGCTGCTTTAAAATGGATAGCTGATCATGCAGAGTCATTAAATATTGATCCGAACCGAATAGGAGTTGCAGGTGCTAGCGCTGGTGGTGGATTAACAGCAGCTTTAACATTATTAGCTCGTGACCGACAATATCCTTCTCTTTGTTTCCAAATGCCACTCTATCCAATGATTGATGATCAAAATAACTCACCTTCTACAAACGAAATTAAAGAAGGATTTGTTTGGAATCAGAAAACAAATGAAGCAGGCTGGAAGATGTATTTGGGAGAATTATATGGAAAAAATAACATCCCTGCCTATGCAGCTCCTGCACGAGCTGAAGATTATAGTCATTTACCATACACCTACACATGTGTTGGGCAATTAGATCCTTTCCGAGATGAAACTTTATCTTATGTTACAAGGCTTGCACAAGCTGGTGTAGATGTTGAATTTCATTTATACCCTGGAGCCTATCACGGGTTTGAAGGAATAAATCCAGATGCAGATCTATCAATTCGTGCTACAAATGAATATATTCAAGCAGTTAAAAACGGCTTTGAAAGACTTGAAAAGGTAAAATCTTAA
- a CDS encoding 2-isopropylmalate synthase produces MKNIDKYSRGYFMPPVTSLKWTQKEYITEAPTWCSVDLRDGNQALIVPMSLEEKLEYFQLLLEVGFKEIEVGFPAASETEYAFLRTLIEQDLIPDDVTIQVLTQSRDHIIKKTFEALEGAKKAVVHLYNSTSVAQREQVFKKTEEQIIDIAVTGAKLLKKYAAETEGDFQFQYSPESFTGTEVEFALEICNRVLDEWQPDAENKVIINLPATVSMSMPHVYASQIEYMSENLNYRDNVILSLHPHNDRGTGVADAELGMLAGAQRVEGTLFGNGERTGNVDIVTLALNMFSHGVNPNLNLENIPSIITQYEKLTRMTVHERHPYGGELVFTAFSGSHQDAIAKGMKWREEKERQYWNVPYLLIDPMDIGRQYEGDIIRINSQSGKGGIGYVLHQTYGLDLPVEMRESFGYHVKNISDRKHKELMPNEIYDIFINDFVNINTPVEFIDYTFTQNAHYETAVMFKKNEQEYKLSGTGNGRLDAISNVLQEQLGFRYKDLMYKEHAQNIGSESNAVSYVGITALDGAVYWGCGIDADIMTSSVKALFSAVNNMISNKEISVEKETESVSSK; encoded by the coding sequence ATGAAAAATATTGATAAGTATTCTAGAGGTTATTTTATGCCTCCAGTGACTAGCTTAAAATGGACGCAGAAAGAGTATATTACGGAAGCTCCTACTTGGTGTAGTGTTGATCTGCGCGATGGTAATCAGGCGTTGATTGTCCCTATGAGCTTAGAAGAAAAGTTAGAGTATTTTCAATTGTTGTTGGAAGTTGGTTTTAAGGAAATAGAAGTAGGTTTTCCCGCTGCATCTGAAACGGAATATGCTTTTTTACGTACATTAATTGAACAAGATTTAATACCGGATGATGTAACAATCCAAGTGTTAACACAGTCAAGAGATCATATTATTAAGAAAACATTTGAGGCTCTAGAAGGTGCGAAAAAAGCGGTGGTTCACCTATACAACTCAACATCTGTAGCACAACGTGAGCAAGTGTTCAAAAAAACGGAAGAACAAATTATTGATATTGCAGTAACTGGAGCAAAGCTACTTAAAAAATATGCTGCTGAAACGGAAGGAGATTTCCAATTTCAATATTCTCCGGAAAGCTTCACAGGCACAGAAGTGGAGTTTGCACTTGAAATTTGCAATCGTGTTTTAGATGAATGGCAGCCTGATGCGGAAAACAAGGTTATTATCAACTTACCAGCAACAGTTTCAATGTCTATGCCTCACGTTTACGCAAGCCAAATCGAGTATATGAGTGAGAATCTTAACTATCGGGACAATGTAATTCTATCCCTTCATCCACATAATGACAGAGGAACTGGGGTAGCAGACGCAGAGTTAGGAATGCTTGCTGGAGCACAGAGAGTGGAGGGAACATTGTTTGGAAATGGAGAAAGAACTGGTAATGTAGACATTGTTACACTTGCCTTAAACATGTTTTCACATGGTGTTAATCCAAATCTAAACTTAGAAAATATCCCAAGCATTATTACACAGTATGAGAAATTAACAAGAATGACCGTTCACGAAAGACATCCTTATGGAGGCGAACTTGTTTTTACAGCATTTTCTGGTTCTCATCAGGATGCAATTGCAAAAGGAATGAAATGGCGTGAAGAAAAAGAACGGCAGTACTGGAATGTTCCATATTTATTAATAGATCCAATGGATATTGGTAGACAATATGAGGGAGATATTATTCGTATTAATAGCCAATCAGGTAAAGGTGGAATTGGCTATGTGCTTCACCAAACATATGGGCTTGATTTACCTGTTGAAATGCGTGAAAGCTTTGGATATCATGTTAAAAATATTTCAGATCGTAAACATAAGGAGCTTATGCCGAATGAAATCTATGATATTTTTATCAATGACTTTGTAAATATTAATACACCTGTCGAGTTTATTGATTACACGTTCACTCAAAATGCTCATTATGAAACAGCAGTTATGTTTAAAAAGAATGAACAAGAATACAAGTTAAGTGGAACAGGAAATGGAAGACTTGATGCAATCAGTAACGTACTTCAAGAGCAACTTGGTTTCCGTTATAAAGATTTAATGTATAAGGAGCATGCGCAAAACATAGGCTCAGAGTCTAACGCTGTCTCTTATGTTGGGATTACTGCTTTAGATGGTGCCGTCTATTGGGGTTGTGGAATAGACGCTGATATTATGACATCCTCAGTAAAAGCCCTGTTTAGTGCTGTTAATAATATGATATCCAACAAAGAAATTTCTGTAGAAAAAGAGACAGAGTCTGTTTCTTCTAAATAA
- a CDS encoding GNAT family N-acetyltransferase — protein MFPTLWTDRLILREITKEDAKGIFACFSNENVTRFYGQETLERIEQAESFVDFFSNSYREKRGIRWGIERREAEGIIGTIGFNAWSPKHKRAEIGYEIHPSHWRKGYTAEALSIVISYGFEKLDLNRIGAVVFTENEASNKLLVKAGFQKEGVLKEYMYQGGKAYDTYVYSLLRK, from the coding sequence ATGTTTCCGACTTTATGGACAGATCGACTAATATTAAGAGAAATAACAAAAGAAGATGCAAAAGGGATTTTTGCTTGTTTTTCGAATGAAAATGTTACACGCTTTTACGGACAAGAAACATTAGAAAGAATTGAACAAGCAGAAAGTTTCGTAGATTTTTTCTCGAATAGTTATAGAGAAAAAAGAGGCATAAGATGGGGTATTGAAAGAAGAGAAGCCGAAGGTATCATTGGAACCATTGGCTTTAACGCTTGGTCTCCTAAACATAAGCGAGCAGAAATAGGCTACGAAATACATCCAAGCCACTGGCGGAAAGGCTACACCGCAGAAGCACTTTCAATCGTCATATCTTACGGGTTTGAAAAGCTAGACTTAAATCGTATCGGTGCCGTTGTCTTTACTGAAAATGAAGCATCGAATAAATTATTAGTAAAAGCTGGTTTTCAAAAAGAGGGGGTATTAAAGGAGTATATGTACCAGGGTGGAAAAGCATATGATACTTATGTTTATTCCCTTTTAAGAAAATAA
- a CDS encoding EamA family transporter has product MKVWVYVLCVFLGGCSFGVLSTFVKLAYESGFNMFEVTGSQFIIGTIIIWILTLFVHKQKLSFSQMAKLLLGGTPMGLTGIFYYFSLETLDASLAIIFLFQFIWIGAIVEWMLFKNKPSTKKISSIIIVLLGSIFAADIFTSGEKTIDMAGIVWGILAALSYSLFLLISSLVEKEVPTLQRSALLSTGAMIIVLVITNPLSWMGAHTLIDIFPYGILLGLFGVVIPPILFSIGMPQIGPGAGSILTASELPVAVLLSMIVLSEQVIWIQWVGVFIILFGIVLGNVSFVSNKIKRQHLISK; this is encoded by the coding sequence ATGAAAGTATGGGTTTATGTTTTGTGCGTATTTTTAGGAGGCTGCAGTTTTGGAGTCCTTTCAACCTTTGTAAAGCTTGCTTATGAATCTGGGTTTAATATGTTTGAAGTTACAGGTAGTCAGTTTATTATTGGAACAATTATAATATGGATCCTTACATTATTTGTTCACAAGCAAAAGCTAAGCTTTAGCCAAATGGCTAAGTTACTTCTAGGTGGTACGCCAATGGGGTTAACAGGAATTTTTTATTACTTTTCATTAGAAACATTAGATGCTTCACTAGCTATTATCTTTTTATTTCAGTTTATATGGATTGGAGCTATTGTCGAATGGATGTTGTTTAAGAATAAACCATCGACGAAAAAGATATCTTCTATTATTATTGTGTTACTTGGCTCGATCTTTGCAGCCGACATTTTTACGTCTGGGGAAAAAACAATTGATATGGCAGGCATAGTTTGGGGAATTCTTGCAGCATTATCATATTCACTTTTCCTATTAATAAGCAGTTTAGTTGAAAAAGAAGTACCTACTTTACAACGTAGCGCCCTGCTTTCTACAGGAGCAATGATCATTGTATTAGTCATAACTAATCCATTATCTTGGATGGGAGCTCATACTCTTATTGATATCTTTCCTTATGGAATTCTTTTAGGGTTATTTGGCGTAGTGATTCCGCCAATTTTATTTTCAATAGGTATGCCACAAATAGGTCCTGGAGCAGGTTCGATTTTAACTGCTTCTGAGTTGCCAGTAGCGGTATTACTTTCTATGATTGTTTTATCAGAACAAGTGATATGGATACAATGGGTAGGAGTTTTCATTATTTTATTCGGCATTGTTTTAGGGAATGTTTCATTTGTCTCTAACAAAATCAAGAGACAACATCTTATAAGTAAATAG
- a CDS encoding DUF4386 domain-containing protein: MTQDKINAKILGAFYIVAAISSVIAVILYGPVLSEQGYMDVTNGVESRVLIGVINDLLLVVSVVGTAIMLFPYIRRFNEHIALGYLCFRFMEAVFISIGMISILGLLSISMNNGNTGSSENLFAVGSMLQAFYRWTALLGPNLMLGLNTFLYSYLLLKTNLVPRQLAIFGMITAILVFIAGLLEMFGLVEPFSAVKGFIALPVGVYEMSLAVWLIVKGFDKNMLNILKEK, translated from the coding sequence ATGACACAAGACAAAATAAATGCAAAGATATTAGGTGCTTTTTATATAGTGGCTGCGATTAGTTCAGTTATAGCTGTTATCTTATATGGGCCAGTTTTGTCAGAACAAGGGTATATGGATGTGACAAATGGTGTAGAAAGCCGTGTGTTGATTGGAGTAATTAACGACCTTTTGCTCGTAGTGTCTGTGGTTGGAACTGCAATAATGCTATTCCCATATATACGCCGGTTTAATGAACATATTGCTTTAGGTTACCTTTGTTTTCGATTTATGGAAGCTGTTTTTATCTCTATCGGTATGATCAGTATATTAGGTTTATTGAGTATTAGTATGAATAATGGAAACACGGGTAGTTCAGAGAATCTCTTTGCTGTAGGATCAATGCTGCAAGCATTTTACCGTTGGACTGCATTGTTAGGACCAAATTTAATGTTAGGCTTAAATACTTTTCTATATAGTTATTTACTTCTTAAAACAAATTTGGTACCAAGACAGCTGGCGATATTTGGGATGATAACAGCTATTTTAGTATTCATAGCCGGGTTATTAGAAATGTTTGGCTTAGTGGAACCTTTTTCAGCAGTAAAAGGATTTATTGCTTTACCTGTTGGTGTTTATGAAATGAGTTTAGCAGTCTGGTTGATTGTGAAGGGATTTGATAAGAATATGCTTAATATACTAAAAGAAAAATAG